One genomic window of Bacillus mycoides includes the following:
- a CDS encoding N-acetyltransferase — MGFPKVERLLINYKTLDEFKKFKGCGAQELSMLEELQANIIENDSESPFYGIYYGGSLIARMSLYMKRNGGEPFEITGTYLELYKLEVLPTFQKQGFGQMLVNYAQQLQFPIKTIARIQSAGFWDKLSFQPVSVTDGDFYIWHPETNLNAITNEESA; from the coding sequence ATGGGATTCCCAAAAGTTGAACGCTTGCTCATCAATTATAAAACATTAGATGAATTTAAAAAATTTAAAGGGTGCGGAGCTCAAGAACTATCCATGTTGGAAGAATTACAAGCAAACATTATTGAAAATGATAGTGAGTCTCCATTTTACGGTATTTATTATGGAGGATCGCTAATCGCACGTATGAGTCTATATATGAAAAGGAACGGTGGAGAACCATTTGAAATTACAGGTACTTACCTAGAACTTTATAAACTTGAAGTATTGCCGACTTTTCAAAAACAAGGATTCGGACAAATGCTTGTTAATTATGCGCAACAACTACAATTCCCAATTAAAACGATAGCACGTATCCAATCAGCTGGTTTTTGGGATAAATTAAGTTTCCAGCCAGTATCAGTAACTGATGGTGATTTTTATATTTGGCATCCAGAAACAAATTTGAATGCGATTACAAACGAAGAATCTGCATAA
- a CDS encoding nucleotidyltransferase, translated as MKSSGIVVEYNPFHNGHAYHVQQTKKLTQSDIIIAVMSGPFLQRGEPALISKWYRTKMALTNGVDLVVELPYAFATQKAETFANGAISILNALGVSDICFGSEDGQTENFYTTIAIQKNEEETFNRLVKQFMNAGNSYAKATSEAFSHILPPEKNVDMSQPNNILGLQYIKAILLQNSSMQAQTIKRFASHYHDETFHDQHIASATSIRKQLFNENSSSTTIEPFIPKITASLLENYKQNYGTLHNWEKYFSFFKYKLMTMSSEDLQHIYEMEEGLEHRILSKIQNSSSFYSFMEALKTKRYTWTRLQRACTHILTNTTKEEIHKANIEQHAPYIRLLGMSQKGQTYLSKNKKKIELPILTHTKTFEHPTLDIERKSNAVYFSIMQEPLRTQLLKQDATHHPIRYDEIMKKFL; from the coding sequence ATAAAATCCAGTGGTATTGTTGTTGAATATAACCCTTTTCATAACGGTCATGCTTATCATGTGCAACAAACAAAAAAGTTAACACAGTCTGATATTATTATCGCCGTTATGAGTGGTCCTTTTTTGCAGCGTGGTGAGCCCGCACTCATCTCCAAATGGTATCGTACTAAAATGGCCTTAACAAACGGCGTAGACCTTGTTGTAGAGCTTCCTTATGCATTCGCAACCCAAAAGGCCGAAACTTTCGCAAATGGCGCAATTTCGATTTTAAACGCCCTTGGTGTTTCTGACATTTGTTTTGGCAGTGAAGATGGACAAACTGAAAATTTCTACACTACCATCGCTATACAAAAAAATGAAGAAGAGACTTTTAATCGTCTTGTGAAGCAATTTATGAATGCAGGTAATAGTTATGCAAAAGCTACATCTGAAGCTTTTTCACACATCTTACCACCCGAAAAAAACGTAGATATGTCACAACCAAATAACATTTTAGGCTTACAGTACATTAAAGCGATTCTCTTACAAAATAGTTCCATGCAAGCGCAAACTATAAAAAGATTCGCCTCTCATTATCATGATGAAACATTTCATGATCAACATATTGCAAGTGCAACAAGTATTCGCAAACAGCTATTTAATGAAAACAGTTCCTCTACAACTATTGAGCCTTTTATCCCAAAAATAACTGCTTCTCTTTTAGAAAACTACAAGCAAAACTACGGGACGTTACATAACTGGGAAAAATACTTTTCATTTTTTAAATACAAACTTATGACGATGTCTTCAGAGGACTTACAACATATATATGAAATGGAAGAAGGTTTAGAGCATCGTATTTTATCAAAAATACAAAACAGTTCATCTTTCTATTCATTCATGGAAGCATTAAAAACAAAACGTTATACATGGACTAGATTACAAAGAGCTTGTACACATATTTTAACAAATACAACGAAGGAAGAAATACATAAAGCAAATATAGAGCAACATGCGCCGTATATCCGTCTTCTCGGAATGTCACAAAAAGGACAAACTTATCTTTCTAAAAATAAGAAAAAAATAGAACTCCCAATCCTTACTCATACAAAAACATTCGAACATCCAACTTTAGACATAGAACGAAAATCAAATGCTGTATATTTCTCCATAATGCAAGAACCTTTACGGACACAACTGCTAAAACAAGACGCAACGCATCATCCAATTCGTTATGATGAAATAATGAAAAAATTTCTATAA
- a CDS encoding SepM family pheromone-processing serine protease: MFKRFRFIYAILIGVILAMLLVYVRLPYFVTKPGMAAKLAPYVQVDGGTKESGDFMLVTVSMGPANVVNLIAAQFNKYTHVSKAEEILQKGESDEEYQFRQEYAMKDSQNAAIYNAYKRANRSVSFENKGVLVAGVAKGMPSEGKLKLGDVIVAVDGNTFDKTEQFIEYMTGKKEGDTVNIEYKRGGKQFKEHLNVKTIPNGNGRVGIGVSIVTERELVVDPKVKIDSHEIGGPSAGLMFTLEIYNQLVEEDLTNGHEIAGTGTINDKGEIGPIGGIQQKVVAASDAGAEVFFAPNEKGVEKSNYKDALEAAKDIKTKMKIVPVDTLDDALTYLEKMGKTK, from the coding sequence ATGTTTAAGCGTTTTCGGTTTATATATGCAATTTTAATAGGGGTTATATTGGCGATGCTACTTGTTTATGTGCGTTTGCCATACTTTGTGACAAAACCAGGTATGGCCGCGAAATTAGCGCCGTACGTGCAAGTTGACGGTGGTACTAAAGAGTCTGGTGATTTTATGCTTGTCACTGTCTCAATGGGGCCTGCAAATGTTGTGAACTTAATAGCCGCGCAATTTAATAAATATACACACGTTTCGAAGGCGGAAGAAATATTGCAAAAAGGTGAGAGTGATGAAGAATATCAATTTCGTCAAGAGTATGCGATGAAAGATTCACAAAATGCTGCAATTTATAATGCATATAAACGTGCGAATCGCTCTGTTTCTTTTGAAAATAAAGGTGTACTAGTGGCTGGTGTAGCAAAGGGTATGCCGTCAGAAGGAAAGCTTAAGCTTGGAGATGTTATAGTAGCTGTCGATGGAAATACATTCGACAAGACGGAACAATTTATTGAGTATATGACAGGGAAAAAAGAAGGGGATACAGTAAATATTGAATACAAGCGGGGCGGAAAACAGTTTAAAGAACATTTAAATGTAAAGACAATCCCTAATGGGAATGGACGCGTCGGTATAGGGGTCTCTATCGTTACGGAAAGAGAGCTAGTAGTAGATCCGAAAGTGAAAATTGATTCCCATGAAATAGGAGGCCCGTCAGCAGGGTTAATGTTTACACTAGAAATTTATAATCAGCTCGTTGAAGAAGATTTAACAAACGGACATGAAATAGCTGGAACAGGTACAATCAATGATAAAGGAGAAATTGGTCCAATTGGTGGTATTCAGCAAAAAGTAGTAGCTGCTAGTGATGCAGGAGCTGAAGTGTTTTTTGCGCCAAATGAAAAAGGTGTAGAGAAATCGAATTATAAAGATGCTCTTGAAGCTGCGAAAGATATTAAAACAAAGATGAAAATTGTACCGGTGGACACACTGGATGATGCATTAACGTATTTAGAAAAAATGGGTAAAACAAAGTAA
- the ftsL gene encoding cell division protein FtsL, which translates to MTNLAVKYKQQAQEEVQIQAPPQQMVKPKVKTKITRIEKLLYVTFIGFLLYACVAFIGNKAGLYQVNVEAATIEEEIVKKQKENQELQAEVEKLSRYERIAEVAKKHGLEINANNVKGLK; encoded by the coding sequence ATGACTAATTTAGCTGTAAAGTATAAACAACAGGCGCAAGAAGAGGTACAAATTCAAGCGCCGCCACAGCAGATGGTTAAGCCAAAAGTTAAAACGAAAATTACAAGAATTGAAAAGCTATTGTACGTAACGTTTATTGGGTTTTTATTATATGCCTGTGTAGCTTTTATTGGGAATAAAGCGGGTCTATATCAAGTTAATGTAGAAGCAGCGACGATAGAAGAAGAAATTGTGAAAAAACAAAAGGAAAATCAAGAATTGCAGGCTGAAGTAGAGAAGTTAAGTCGTTATGAGCGTATCGCTGAAGTTGCAAAAAAACATGGGCTAGAAATTAATGCGAATAATGTGAAAGGCCTAAAATAA
- the rpmF gene encoding 50S ribosomal protein L32 yields MAVPFRRTSKTVKRKRRTHFKLSVPGMVECPSCGEAKLAHRVCKACGTYKGKEVISK; encoded by the coding sequence ATGGCTGTACCTTTTAGAAGAACTTCTAAAACAGTAAAAAGAAAGCGTCGTACGCATTTCAAATTATCAGTACCTGGTATGGTAGAGTGCCCAAGCTGTGGTGAAGCGAAATTAGCTCACCGTGTATGTAAAGCATGCGGTACTTACAAAGGTAAAGAAGTAATCAGCAAGTAA
- a CDS encoding YceD family protein — MKWSIHQLNKLRNKGLTLNEMVDVSELKEVEKDIREINPVQVTGRVDFGSGKFTFHLHITGSMVLPCSRSLVDVTLPFDIKTTEVFQTSEEEFETEAEIHCLEGEVLDLLPVIKENILLEIPMQIFSDDVSGGAPMQGQDWQVISEENKEKTVDPRLAGLAKFFDK; from the coding sequence ATGAAATGGTCCATCCATCAATTGAATAAATTGAGAAATAAAGGATTGACATTAAATGAAATGGTAGATGTAAGTGAGCTAAAAGAGGTCGAGAAAGATATTCGTGAAATTAATCCTGTTCAAGTAACAGGAAGAGTTGATTTTGGCTCCGGTAAGTTTACGTTTCATCTACATATAACTGGAAGCATGGTTTTACCATGTTCTCGCTCTTTAGTAGATGTGACATTACCATTTGACATTAAAACAACTGAGGTGTTCCAAACTTCAGAAGAAGAATTTGAAACAGAAGCTGAAATTCATTGTTTAGAAGGAGAAGTACTTGACTTACTGCCCGTAATCAAGGAAAATATACTTTTGGAGATTCCAATGCAAATTTTCAGTGATGATGTTTCTGGTGGAGCACCGATGCAAGGTCAAGACTGGCAAGTGATTTCGGAAGAAAACAAAGAAAAGACTGTTGATCCAAGATTAGCAGGACTTGCAAAGTTTTTTGACAAATAA
- the rsmH gene encoding 16S rRNA (cytosine(1402)-N(4))-methyltransferase RsmH, which translates to MFKHVTVLLKETVDGLDIKPSGTYVDCTLGGGGHSSYLLSQLTDGGKLIAFDQDEIAIQNAKEKFSSYGEQFITVKSNFRYLSEKLHELGITEVDGILFDLGVSSPQLDTPERGFSYHHDAPLDMRMDQDAPLTAYDVVNSWSYEQLVRIFFQYGEEKFSKQITRKIEAYRENKAIETTGELVELIKEGIPAPARRTGGHPAKRVFQAIRIAVNDELKVFEEALESAIDMVKPGGRVSVITFHSLEDRICKTTFKRNSTTPQLPQGLPIIPDEFKPKLKLITRKPILPSDIELEENNRARSAKLRIAEKR; encoded by the coding sequence ATGTTCAAACACGTAACAGTACTTTTGAAAGAAACAGTAGATGGCTTAGATATAAAACCGAGTGGTACATATGTAGATTGTACACTGGGTGGAGGAGGACATAGTTCTTATTTATTATCTCAGCTAACAGATGGTGGAAAATTAATAGCATTTGATCAAGATGAAATAGCGATTCAAAATGCGAAGGAAAAATTTTCTTCTTATGGTGAACAATTTATAACAGTGAAGAGCAACTTCCGTTATTTATCTGAAAAACTACATGAATTAGGTATCACAGAAGTAGACGGGATTTTATTCGATTTAGGTGTTTCATCCCCACAATTAGATACACCAGAGCGTGGCTTTAGTTATCATCATGATGCACCGTTAGATATGCGGATGGATCAAGATGCCCCATTAACAGCATATGATGTTGTGAACAGCTGGTCATATGAACAACTCGTAAGAATTTTCTTCCAATACGGAGAAGAAAAATTTTCAAAGCAAATAACAAGGAAAATTGAAGCTTATCGCGAGAATAAGGCTATTGAAACGACAGGAGAATTAGTGGAATTAATTAAAGAAGGTATTCCAGCTCCGGCACGTAGAACAGGTGGACATCCTGCGAAGCGAGTATTCCAAGCGATTCGTATTGCTGTAAATGATGAATTAAAAGTATTTGAAGAAGCGTTGGAATCTGCAATTGATATGGTCAAGCCTGGTGGAAGAGTTAGCGTTATAACATTCCATTCTTTAGAAGATCGTATTTGTAAAACGACGTTTAAGCGAAATAGCACAACGCCGCAATTACCACAGGGACTACCGATTATTCCGGATGAATTTAAGCCGAAATTAAAGCTTATTACAAGGAAGCCGATTTTACCTTCTGACATTGAATTAGAAGAAAATAATCGAGCGCGTTCTGCGAAGTTGAGAATCGCTGAAAAACGATAA
- a CDS encoding penicillin-binding protein — MKRNMTKFHTNKGAGYFMIFFLLLFLLLLARFFYIQVTGTVDNHDLKKLAEQKHSKTGVLEANRGTIYDQNGHVLAQDANSYKLVAELKGANAVKDKEDTAKKIAGVLGKDEDKILATLNKEGKSQVEFGTLGKDLTKEKKEQIEALKLPGISFITENARVYPNGDFASYVIGHAKPDEQGISVGQFGLEKSLDKYLGASNGEVAYTGDRKGVSLDGGKVNVKAPKNGDNVYLTLDQRIQSYLEDAMKEATKHYEPENLIGIVADPKTGKILAMSSKPSYDPNDRQIEYFFNDAIANAFEPGSTMKIFTLAAAINEGVYNGQDFYQSGTYQVGNRKIKDHNGGAGWGSITFDEGVERSSNVAFAILGDQKLGPERFRKYIHSFGLDEKTNIDLPGEGSNTILFDQQIQQVTTAFGQGSTVTPIQLVQAATAIANDGKMMKPYTIDKIVDPITGKVQLEHKPEEVGKPVTKETAAQVRQLLERVVTSPKGTGTAYKIDGYSVGGKTGTAQIPDGKGGYMTGRENYIFSFLGMAPMDDPQLVVYVAVKQPKLKDDENGAKPLADIFKYVTKNSLEYLKIKPNEVKDPKKYVKEQQTVVPDVTGKTMDEAKKAIDKAKLRPIVLGEGKVQQQVPKATEQTLKGDRVFLVGDKPTMPNIQGWALRDVMNLAKTLKLNLKPSGTGYVTEQSVAEGTLLQPGTELGVTLVPPLEPQQEAEKP; from the coding sequence ATGAAGAGAAATATGACCAAATTTCATACCAATAAGGGAGCAGGTTATTTTATGATATTTTTCCTCCTGCTCTTTTTGCTGTTATTAGCCCGATTTTTTTACATACAAGTAACAGGAACAGTGGACAATCATGATTTAAAGAAACTTGCTGAACAGAAACATAGTAAAACAGGAGTTCTCGAAGCGAATCGAGGAACAATTTATGATCAAAATGGTCATGTCCTAGCGCAAGATGCAAATTCTTATAAACTTGTGGCCGAGTTAAAAGGAGCCAACGCCGTTAAGGATAAAGAGGATACTGCAAAGAAAATCGCAGGAGTACTCGGAAAAGATGAAGATAAAATTTTAGCTACTTTAAATAAAGAAGGCAAAAGTCAAGTGGAATTTGGAACATTGGGTAAGGACTTGACGAAAGAAAAGAAAGAACAAATAGAAGCATTGAAATTGCCGGGAATATCTTTTATTACTGAAAATGCGAGAGTTTATCCAAACGGTGATTTCGCATCTTACGTCATAGGACATGCAAAACCGGATGAACAGGGAATCTCAGTAGGTCAATTTGGCTTAGAGAAGAGTTTGGATAAATATTTAGGTGCTTCTAATGGAGAGGTAGCATATACAGGTGACCGTAAAGGAGTATCTCTTGACGGTGGGAAAGTGAATGTAAAGGCACCTAAAAATGGAGATAATGTGTATTTAACACTTGACCAACGTATTCAAAGTTATTTAGAAGACGCAATGAAAGAAGCGACTAAACATTATGAACCAGAAAATTTAATAGGGATTGTTGCGGATCCGAAGACAGGAAAAATATTAGCGATGTCTAGTAAACCTAGTTATGACCCTAATGATCGTCAAATTGAATATTTCTTCAACGACGCCATTGCAAATGCGTTTGAACCGGGATCAACAATGAAGATTTTTACATTAGCGGCGGCCATTAATGAAGGTGTATACAATGGACAAGACTTCTATCAGTCTGGTACATATCAAGTTGGTAATCGCAAAATAAAAGATCATAACGGCGGCGCTGGATGGGGTTCTATTACTTTTGATGAAGGGGTAGAGCGATCTTCAAACGTAGCGTTTGCGATTTTAGGGGATCAAAAACTTGGTCCAGAGCGTTTTCGAAAATATATTCACAGTTTTGGATTAGATGAAAAAACAAACATTGATTTACCTGGTGAAGGGTCAAATACAATTTTATTTGATCAACAAATCCAACAAGTAACAACGGCATTTGGACAAGGTTCTACAGTTACACCAATTCAACTTGTACAAGCTGCAACAGCGATTGCAAATGATGGTAAAATGATGAAACCTTATACAATTGATAAAATTGTGGATCCAATAACAGGTAAAGTACAGCTAGAGCATAAACCAGAAGAAGTAGGAAAACCTGTTACCAAAGAGACAGCCGCGCAAGTAAGACAATTACTAGAACGTGTTGTTACATCACCGAAAGGAACAGGAACTGCATATAAAATTGATGGGTACTCAGTCGGGGGTAAAACAGGTACAGCACAAATTCCTGACGGGAAAGGTGGCTATATGACGGGAAGAGAGAATTATATATTCTCATTCTTAGGTATGGCACCGATGGACGATCCACAACTTGTTGTGTATGTGGCCGTTAAACAGCCGAAATTAAAAGATGATGAAAACGGGGCTAAACCTTTAGCTGATATCTTTAAATATGTAACGAAAAATAGTTTAGAGTATTTAAAGATTAAGCCAAATGAAGTAAAAGACCCGAAAAAATATGTGAAAGAGCAACAAACTGTCGTTCCAGATGTAACCGGAAAAACGATGGATGAAGCGAAAAAAGCAATTGATAAAGCAAAACTGCGTCCAATCGTATTAGGTGAAGGGAAAGTGCAGCAGCAAGTTCCAAAAGCAACTGAACAAACATTAAAAGGTGATCGAGTCTTCTTAGTAGGAGATAAGCCTACAATGCCAAATATACAGGGATGGGCACTGCGTGATGTTATGAATTTAGCAAAAACATTAAAGCTTAACTTAAAACCTTCTGGTACAGGATATGTAACGGAACAAAGTGTGGCGGAAGGAACATTGTTGCAACCCGGTACAGAATTAGGTGTAACACTCGTACCACCACTTGAGCCGCAGCAAGAAGCAGAAAAGCCATAA
- a CDS encoding RsfA family transcriptional regulator, with protein MATTRQDAWTDDEDLLLAEVVLRHIREGGTQLSAFKEVGRHLSRTPAACGFRWNSYVRKQYKERIEEAKQLRKVENYEVKETMVLEPKSITLNDVIEFLRNYKDESSLMVLQQQIESLQTEKERLLERLSVYEEEYRTLLDYIDQKRSVMVAERNGARSNGELEKLKK; from the coding sequence ATGGCGACAACAAGACAAGATGCTTGGACTGATGATGAAGATTTGCTTCTGGCAGAAGTAGTACTCCGGCATATTCGTGAAGGTGGAACGCAACTTTCCGCTTTTAAAGAAGTGGGGAGGCATTTGTCTCGTACACCTGCAGCTTGTGGATTTAGGTGGAATTCTTACGTTAGAAAGCAGTATAAAGAACGTATTGAAGAAGCGAAGCAACTTCGTAAGGTAGAAAATTATGAAGTGAAAGAGACAATGGTATTAGAGCCAAAATCTATTACGTTGAATGATGTTATTGAATTCTTGCGAAATTATAAAGATGAAAGCTCTTTAATGGTGTTGCAACAACAAATTGAATCGTTACAAACAGAGAAAGAACGTCTTCTGGAGCGATTATCAGTATATGAGGAAGAATATAGAACATTACTTGATTATATCGATCAAAAAAGAAGTGTAATGGTAGCTGAAAGAAATGGCGCTCGCTCGAATGGAGAATTAGAAAAATTAAAGAAATAA
- the panE gene encoding 2-dehydropantoate 2-reductase, whose protein sequence is MKMKIGIVGPGAIGLLYTFYLQKSNQDVTLFTRNAKQAEELNLTGVSCIRNGERETVFPSILPIESMLDKQLDYTFIAVKQYHVTDILPFVQGESSLIFLQNGMSHLHVMQKIGNERIAVGIVEHGAKKEDGHTVRHTGIGVTKFGVVRGQSSCFKKVFNCFPFDYFPIQIEDDWKGIMRNKLVVNVCINPLTALLRVENGELISNPFFYQMMEQVFQEVAFLVKEEDREMLWQMVCQVCEKTSHNTSSMLADVRANRQTEVNAIVGYVLEEAKEQQQSVPTLRFLFNAIKGMEL, encoded by the coding sequence GTGAAGATGAAAATTGGAATTGTTGGACCGGGAGCTATTGGTCTCCTATATACATTTTATTTACAAAAAAGCAATCAAGATGTTACGTTGTTTACAAGAAACGCTAAGCAAGCAGAAGAATTAAACTTAACGGGTGTAAGTTGTATTAGGAATGGAGAACGTGAAACAGTATTTCCATCTATTTTACCGATAGAAAGTATGCTGGATAAACAGTTAGATTATACGTTTATTGCTGTAAAGCAATATCATGTAACTGATATATTACCTTTTGTGCAGGGAGAATCGTCATTAATCTTTTTGCAAAATGGAATGTCGCATCTTCACGTTATGCAAAAAATAGGAAATGAACGTATAGCAGTCGGGATTGTGGAGCATGGTGCAAAAAAAGAGGATGGACATACAGTTCGTCATACTGGAATAGGTGTTACAAAGTTTGGTGTAGTGCGTGGTCAATCTAGTTGTTTTAAAAAGGTATTTAATTGTTTTCCTTTTGATTATTTTCCGATTCAGATAGAAGATGATTGGAAGGGGATTATGCGTAATAAATTAGTAGTCAATGTATGTATTAATCCATTGACGGCATTATTGCGGGTTGAGAACGGGGAGTTAATTTCAAACCCGTTTTTTTATCAAATGATGGAGCAAGTATTTCAGGAAGTTGCATTTCTTGTTAAAGAAGAAGATAGGGAAATGCTATGGCAAATGGTATGCCAAGTATGTGAAAAAACATCTCATAATACTTCATCTATGTTAGCGGACGTAAGAGCGAATAGACAAACAGAAGTTAATGCGATTGTGGGATATGTATTAGAAGAAGCTAAGGAACAACAACAATCTGTTCCGACACTTCGATTTTTGTTCAATGCAATAAAAGGAATGGAATTATAA
- the bshC gene encoding bacillithiol biosynthesis cysteine-adding enzyme BshC translates to MEIKEISVPLQGVVADYMNVKKEIQSCFDYLLTEDAFKQRLHDLREREFFRQDLVTHLLEYNIQLQAGEFTIQNIKALEDENTYVVIAGQQAGLLTGPLYTVHKIISILQLAKEKEESLGVRIVPVFWIAGEDHDMDEINHTFVTKNKKIKKTIFHDRYPKKASASESELSIEDCRKWVEEIFKTYPETNFTKDVLQFVDDALGQSHTYVDFFARLITKMFANSGLILVDSHHPALRKLEVPFLQQIISKYKEIQVALHNQQEVIKELGFKPIIETKTNAVHIFMEIDNERVLLEENQGKFIGKDGVHSFSYEELMEEMERSPERFSNNVVTRPLMQEYVFPTLAFIGGPGELAYWSELQQVFHTAGFQMPPVVPRLTITYMERDIATDLYDLDLQEIDPFLNNIDNLRDNWLSNQIEEPIDERFIEAKKEIMDIHTSLQQFVKKIDPGLHEFAGKNELKINEQIELLERMLKRNVEKKHEVQLNKFRRLQFALRPLGAPQERVWNVCYYLNQFGLDFVDRVMEQSFSWDGKHHVIKL, encoded by the coding sequence ATGGAGATAAAAGAGATCTCTGTTCCACTACAAGGTGTTGTAGCGGACTATATGAACGTTAAAAAAGAGATACAGTCATGTTTTGATTATCTGTTAACAGAGGATGCTTTTAAACAGCGTTTACATGATTTGCGTGAGAGAGAGTTCTTCCGACAAGATTTAGTAACGCATTTATTAGAATATAATATACAATTGCAAGCGGGAGAATTTACAATTCAAAATATAAAAGCGCTTGAAGATGAAAATACATATGTAGTTATAGCTGGACAACAAGCGGGATTATTAACAGGTCCGCTTTATACAGTGCATAAGATCATTTCAATTTTACAGCTTGCAAAAGAAAAAGAAGAGAGCTTAGGGGTTCGGATTGTTCCTGTCTTTTGGATTGCTGGTGAAGACCATGATATGGATGAAATTAATCATACATTTGTAACGAAAAATAAAAAAATAAAAAAGACCATTTTTCATGATCGTTATCCAAAAAAGGCGAGTGCTTCTGAGTCTGAACTTTCTATTGAAGACTGTAGAAAATGGGTCGAAGAGATTTTTAAAACATATCCGGAAACGAATTTTACAAAGGATGTATTACAATTTGTTGATGATGCTTTAGGTCAATCGCATACATATGTAGATTTCTTTGCGCGCCTTATTACGAAAATGTTCGCAAATTCTGGTTTAATTCTTGTAGATTCACATCATCCTGCATTGAGAAAATTAGAAGTGCCGTTTTTACAACAAATTATAAGTAAATATAAAGAAATTCAAGTAGCACTTCATAATCAACAGGAAGTAATTAAGGAATTAGGATTTAAACCGATTATTGAAACGAAGACAAATGCGGTGCATATATTTATGGAAATTGATAATGAGCGAGTATTGCTTGAAGAGAATCAAGGGAAGTTTATTGGAAAAGATGGAGTGCATTCATTTTCGTATGAAGAATTGATGGAAGAGATGGAAAGAAGTCCAGAACGTTTTAGTAATAATGTTGTAACGCGCCCTCTTATGCAAGAATATGTGTTTCCTACGTTAGCGTTTATTGGCGGTCCAGGGGAATTAGCTTATTGGAGTGAATTGCAACAAGTGTTTCATACGGCCGGTTTCCAAATGCCACCTGTTGTTCCGCGCCTTACAATTACTTATATGGAGCGAGATATAGCGACAGATTTATATGATTTAGATTTGCAAGAAATTGATCCATTTCTAAATAATATAGATAATCTGCGTGACAATTGGCTTTCTAATCAAATAGAGGAACCGATAGACGAGCGATTTATAGAAGCGAAAAAAGAAATAATGGATATTCATACATCATTACAACAATTCGTGAAAAAAATAGATCCAGGGTTACATGAGTTTGCTGGGAAAAATGAACTGAAAATTAATGAGCAAATTGAACTGTTAGAAAGAATGTTGAAAAGAAATGTTGAGAAGAAACATGAGGTTCAACTGAATAAATTCCGCCGTTTACAATTTGCGCTTCGTCCATTAGGAGCACCGCAAGAACGTGTGTGGAATGTGTGTTATTATTTAAATCAGTTCGGCCTTGATTTTGTTGACCGGGTAATGGAACAATCTTTTTCGTGGGACGGAAAACATCATGTAATAAAACTATAG